From one Coleofasciculus sp. FACHB-1120 genomic stretch:
- the modB gene encoding molybdate ABC transporter permease subunit gives MLSPQSSALVSALRLSLWVALISTVFVAIAGGLLGYLLARYRFPGRNWVDAIVTLPLILPPTVVGFYLLVLFGRQGLIGRPLYEATGWTPIFTWQGAVLAASIMALPLMVKTTKAALESVDPVYLQASATLGQSNLQTLWRVWLPLAWKGILAGIVLSFARALGEFGATLMIAGNIPGVTQTMPMAIYEAVQSGRDNIALILVVILTSLSLFILFLTNFLERSGFR, from the coding sequence GTGCTGAGTCCTCAGTCTTCAGCACTGGTCTCTGCTTTGCGCTTGTCGCTGTGGGTGGCGCTGATTTCTACCGTCTTCGTTGCGATCGCGGGAGGACTGCTAGGCTACCTCTTGGCACGTTACCGCTTTCCCGGTCGAAACTGGGTGGATGCGATCGTTACGCTGCCCCTAATTTTGCCGCCGACTGTGGTGGGATTCTATCTGCTGGTTCTCTTTGGACGCCAGGGGTTAATTGGACGTCCTCTCTACGAGGCGACTGGTTGGACGCCCATTTTTACCTGGCAAGGCGCAGTCTTGGCGGCAAGCATTATGGCGTTACCGCTGATGGTAAAAACGACAAAGGCAGCTTTAGAAAGTGTTGACCCCGTTTACTTACAAGCCTCTGCGACATTGGGTCAATCGAATCTGCAAACCCTCTGGCGCGTTTGGTTGCCTTTAGCCTGGAAAGGTATCCTGGCGGGAATTGTCCTGAGTTTTGCCCGCGCTTTAGGAGAATTTGGCGCAACTTTAATGATTGCGGGAAATATTCCCGGTGTGACGCAAACGATGCCAATGGCAATCTACGAAGCCGTTCAGTCAGGACGCGACAACATCGCCTTGATTTTGGTGGTTATTCTCACTTCGCTGTCTCTGTTCATTCTTTTTTTGACAAATTTTCTGGAACGTAGCGGATTCAGGTGA
- the tnpA gene encoding IS200/IS605 family transposase — protein sequence MAFWRTYYHLIWATESRQPLITPEREAELYSYIIGKADAIACIIHAIGGIEDHIHIVASIPPKLSIADFVKTIKGSSAYHLNHTPLASGLAFSWQHGYGVFSLGGKQLDEAKAYVNNQKQHHLQGTVISALERDDEPGRGA from the coding sequence ATAGCATTTTGGCGCACCTACTACCATCTCATCTGGGCAACGGAATCTCGTCAACCTCTAATTACCCCAGAAAGAGAGGCTGAACTTTACAGTTATATTATCGGCAAAGCTGATGCAATTGCCTGTATTATTCATGCAATTGGTGGTATCGAAGATCATATTCATATTGTGGCTTCCATTCCACCAAAGTTATCAATTGCTGATTTCGTAAAAACCATCAAAGGAAGTAGTGCTTATCATTTGAACCATACTCCATTAGCTTCTGGTTTAGCGTTTAGCTGGCAACATGGATATGGAGTGTTTTCATTAGGAGGTAAGCAATTGGATGAAGCGAAGGCTTATGTGAATAATCAAAAGCAACATCATTTACAAGGAACGGTTATTTCAGCTTTGGAACGGGATGATGAGCCAGGAAGGGGAGCGTAG